One window of the Sparus aurata chromosome 7, fSpaAur1.1, whole genome shotgun sequence genome contains the following:
- the spen gene encoding msx2-interacting protein, whose product MVRETRHLWVGNLPENVREEKIIEHFKRYGRVESVKVLPKRGSEGGVAAFVDFVDIKSAQKAHNAINKMGDRDLRTDYNEPGTIPSAARGLDDSLSLGSRGRDVSGFTRAAGGAVYGPPTSLHSRDGRYERRLDGTTESRDRAYDHSAYGHHERPGSSFERQRHYETDYYRDARERTLSTAGSGSGTSSGSGTAVSSGVVGTIVSAVAGNTGTGGSTGAATGGSGGSTSSAVGFYRSHSRSPCRFETPEPRYESRAREPFTLASVVHRDLYREDRGRRGERSYRHSRSRSPHSTHSRNPSPQRLASQATRPPRSHSGSGSRSRSSSSDSVSSTSSSTSGSDSSSSSSDDSPARSVQSAAVPAPSALPLSSLDKDEPRKSFGIKVQNLPVRSTDTSLKDGLFHEFKKHGKVTSVQIHGASEERYGLVFFRQQEDQEKALGASKGKLFFGMQIDVTAWNGPETESENEFRPLDERIDEFHPKATRTLFIGNLEKTTTYHDLLNIFQRFGEIVDIDIKKVNGAPQYAFLQYCDIASVCKAIKKMDGEYLGNNRLKLGFGKSMPTTCVWLDGLASNTTEQFLTRHFCRYGHVVKVVFDRMKGMALILYNNIEYAQAAVKDTKGWKIGGSKIKVDFANQESQMAFYRSMQASGQDIRDFYDILSERRDERRTQYEFQTERQYYENVRTPGTYTEDPRRKYPARSREFYTEWDPYQGDYYDPQYFEDPREYREYRADPYEQDIRKYSYLQRERERERERFETDRGRDHGRRTIERSQSPSHIASRRPASPTASPSLSERVPSDSDRRICCRSSERSGSCSSISPPRFEKLEKARTERYNKADKLEKDRVFEVERGNLAEKEKRAGRKDRGDKDKSEKQRLKKLKVASPIIQPCEMEPELERDVSPESVLRSKNSKLSKEGSSKGRLDLLPCVVQLTRVKEKEGKLIGHSVQEKQIPRGGSGSPRLASPTADQKSPPFRTEPSKSEISKHGKVSRDKNMHSLVEVIDKDAKIKSKKHGKSEIGFDSGISVDIDRLAARKRRFEDSGKTERQKRTSEEDLVRPGLHKIWNSTKDTDLDKNLLMKGVHKKEHHKDKCVRMVSVNSPKDGQDCETNSLDPSLEQQSRLGEMPDDSTDQLDSPYLKMDLEGSKSENSSSLTKMSDDGSLDLDELKEQQKQMFTENEQGRGKCRDTDDGDEHFVHIDQNSISKQIEQSQWFRPKPGDLDKLVKFENPASNEIRDFEKDYIMHDVGKPIPDTPIDDFSSSKRKKLENFGFEIVTAKRERNFASSQKLNEDIYQNITSSIGHGHFSANDEDETAQISVSVINKERKSPTTDDKFSHTESLKHRLGLTATHFHSSDPELPKLKTNMLGCDEELMQRWERRMKSDSLRMEMTFPSDIAKRESIHKRLGQDLEPGEVQSDSDDDGDNKHISPKSNSSLSYILRDRDERMTDLKLSGSLEKNKFYSFALDKTITPDTKALLERAKTLYSSREDNWSFLPSRFPTSHSCSDKDKVELAPRPIPSWYKKKIRTDSVEKLHDKKEELKPQDQERHDLFASRFLHSSIFEQDSRRLQHLERKDQDLETGVPRPFAKPGAAEAQPESGVGDIPQEPKVLFHSRFLELQQQKDKDHPPPDTENDLIMEIKRDELQNCDNVLSDKESEPVLKVDDKSTSPPLTLSVSPFVPSPKEMSPSEKKELLSPSSDQPMSIVKEEKLEPVLEVSPPHSLPMEDFKPVAPKLTISPPLALPEPENELETKVELIEPKVKIGDALVVEHNPVVEGKPPTPGGSLSGFERETAIQLTFSDYPKIEEKPESIQIEPNIENQETKHFEESLKTEADSDVCMPELEAEIKPLPNRRQPKSKRAKPMSVLRTSQPSQIVASEKPATRKSERIDREKLKRASSPRAEAPKASLESKTTAKSPVHASDSEQNLESSLIHGRTRRRNVRSVYATLHEDDQAGKEVVESSRSMRKRGADKEPIQQDVQIPATNARRGRPPKRGVKRGEDLSPVKVDPQKIMEEDTEIKDTSTTVEVVKASEGWRSPRTQKVQQTQLTSSAPLNKKGGRIDKQSGNNTVLAEQGDLASHDESDFKSKADSEPFGKLSDKDDETSSPLHRKEKDLKDFGGKKSTDGDFEKVDTSCTEGRQQPEKCIKVKTPRLKRNTKQVTEDKSHSLKNLEIRVSVDDVKGLLRSEDEPESFEAPTITKTKTVVQENEEMKIVGFPKESTEPSAQDMEDTLSEPELPSDPAALLARQMELEQAVENIAKLTVEQPARPYKEPPPEQPTILPPVIAEPEGEVEEEKRANPASETELAAAIDSITAEEMCADADSFTAPPTYSALIPTPDSVISPSSNEIMEPETHMVINNILAADSDDGPLTPSPKGVIAESKAVEDTLLPETPKKTVKARAKTPKKSRSRKGAAAKKGDTVEEVSQPEPSPVKLPESIPEDPETINSKAVTVAAGASAAASVVTAVATCRRDVTSAITVDTPKEAEQPEVEQPVPKESAFHSGTSNSSSKKHPQAAEPSPPALAPAPARSQSVSQFSVPLLRPAKMPLSPDWPPRTEESRIYVAPSCHVTVVTPSAPASTTLGTPSANPPMPPDTKASDIDPSSSTLRKILMEPKYVSASNSNSRPTTMVTSALSDTSRVSENENPSDTIVSRHLHPEERPPLPPQPIHHKPFPLTESQQNCGEKPQHTVISPATSVISRIPMPYDTEETPRISLSNRSIGISIPKQKFRSNSNENNRYHGMDIVEDGTRGRSVVETTPYSTGSSPGLRVNTSEGVVVLSYSGQKTEGPHRMRAKISQIPQASAGDIEFQQSVSKSSMKQDPLITSSQSPTPKVVPTPSPYGHTGVLLTGQSYNSQPVISSTKQESLDKSDAPYHTASQGGVVKMFQQPVSSPQVLMYSQAVIQQQHGKRGLGTEPLPKKMDIGKAVQQSNLSPVMSPHHPSLSGTRMSPSPGIPSDRSSLHLKQEPQSPRTAVHSPSPFVKACPPSGSPRGTSVMLGHGMPPMSTYHSSMHHPHSEQSSVIIQPHSVTQSMAHEARMNTPPISGINYGRRGDSLSSPHPGPPQRSNTPQPNVIRDLVLQSHSSPQGSVAGGGGSSVSEEDPRHFNQALSRSSVPQHQSDVMMIHSDHRGHSDHRGLHPSIRMDQYRDMHQRILMHQQLGEQAAVEARQSRTSETGTSPSGNISGPSKSPIVAKSIDLSTKESHKPLEGKLIHPPSSESRIRGVHASSPVMVSPHPHGVQLMHPGGAGSFPVYRDMRGYPSQFPGHPSSGHSLANQGITSSQVPPEPELGHRNKISQSHGGGGDSKPESSHLRHATSTDLSHISRIQGDTVSPSYQSPMTSPMGLTHKSDLSLQKGPPAFLPTSLPTVPTPSSLQPRPEAKLEHSGHRSIDTVQLLTKYPIVWQGLLALKNDQAAVQLHFVSGNTILAQRSLPPPEGGPLLRIVQRMRLEASQLDSVARRMTVENDYCLLLALPCGRDQEDVHGQTQALKSGFITYLQAKQAAGIINVPNPGSNQPAYVVQIFPPCEFSESHLSRLAPDLLNSISSISPHLMIVIASV is encoded by the exons CGATTCTAGCAGTAGTTCCAGTGATGACTCTCCGGCACGTTCAGTGcagtctgctgctgttcctGCACCCTCAGCACTTCCTTTATCCTCCCTTGACAAGGATGAACCACGTAAAAGCTTTGGCATCAAGGTCCAAAATCTTCCTGTGCGCTCTACAG ATACAAGCCTGAAAGATGGTTTGTTCCATGAATTTAAGAAACATGGAAAGGTAACATCCGTACAAATCCATGGAGCATCAGAGGAGCGCTATGGGCTTGTCTTTTTCCGCCAGCAAGAGGACCAAGAGAAAGCACTTGGAGCATCAAAGGGGAAACTTTTTTTTGGCATGCAGATTGATGTCACAGCTTGGAATGGCCCGG agacagaaagtgaAAATGAGTTTCGGCCCTTGGATGAGAGGATAGATGAGTTTCATCCAAAGGCCACAAGGACATTATTCATTGGAAACCTGGAGAAGACCACCACTTACCATGACCTGCTGAACATATTTCAGCGCTTTGGAGAAATAGTG GACATTGACATTAAGAAGGTGAATGGAGCTCCACAATATGCCTTTCTACAATACTGCGACATTGCCAGTGTCTGTAAGGCCATAAAGAAGATGGATGGCGAGTACCTTGGTAACAATAGATTAAAG CTTGGCTTTGGAAAGAGTATGCCTACGACATGTGTTTGGTTGGATGGCTTAGCATCAAACACAACTGAGCAGTTTCTTACTCGTCATTTCTGTCGCTATGGACATGTTGTCAAG GTTGTATTCGACAGAATGAAAGGAATGGCCCTCATCCTGTACAACAACATTGAATATGCTCAAGCTGCTGTCAAAGACACAAAGGGGTGGAAGATAGGGGGCAGTAAAATCAAG gtgGACTTTGCCAATCAGGAGAGTCAGATGGCCTTCTATCGCTCGATGCAGGCATCTGGCCAAGACATTCGGGACTTTTACGACATTCTTTCTGAAAGAAG gGATGAAAGACGAACTCAGTATGAGTTTCAAACAGAAAGACAATATTATGAAAATGTACGGACACCAGGAACCTATACTGAAGATCCCCGTCGTAAATACCCTGCCAGAAGTCGGGAGTTCTACACTGAATGGGACCCTTATCAGGGAGATTACTATGATCCACAATATTTTGAAGACCCCCGGGAATATCGAGAATACAGAGCTGACCCATATGAGCAGGACATTCGCAAATACAGCTATTTGCAACGGGAAcgtgaaagagagagggagcgcttTGAAACAGATCGTGGACGTGATCATGGGAGAAGGACCATTGAACGTAGCCAAAGCCCATCTCACATTGCCTCTCGTCGCCCTGCTAGCCCTACTGCATCTCCTTCACTCTCTGAGAGGGTACCCAGCGATTCAGACCGCCGTATTTGCTGCCGATCTTCTGAAAGAAGTGGCAGCTGCAGTTCAATCTCTCCACCTAGATTTGAAAAACTTGAAAAGGCACGTACCGAAAGGTACAATAAAGCGGACAAACTTGAGAAGGATCGAGTCTTTGAGGTTGAAAGAGGGAATTTGGCTGAAAAGGAAAAGCGGGCTGGACGAAAAGATCGAGGGGACAAGGACAAAAGTGAGAAACAGCGGCTTAAGAAGCTCAAAGTCGCATCACCCATTATCCAGCCATGTGAAATGGAACCTGAACTTGAAAGAGATGTGAGCCCCGAGTCTGTCCTTCgaagtaaaaacagtaaatTGTCAAAGGAAGGCTCGAGCAAAGGAAGACTAGACCTTCTACCTTGTGTGGTGCAGTTAACACgtgttaaagaaaaagaaggaaaattgATTGGTCATTCTgttcaagaaaaacaaataccGAGGGGTGGGAGTGGCAGTCCTAGATTGGCATCACCTACTGCTGACCAGAAAAGTCCTCCATTCCGCACAGAACCATCCAAAAGTGAAATCTCTAAGCATGGAAAGGTGTCcagagacaaaaacatgcacagtttagttgAGGTTATTGACAAGGATGCTAAAATCAAATCCAAGAAACATGGAAAATCTGAAATAGGATTTGACAGTGGCATTTCTGTGGATATTGACCGTCTTGCTGCAAGGAAAAGGCGTTTTGAAGACTCTGGGAAAACTGAACGACAGAAGAGAACTAGTGAGGAGGACCTTGTTAGACCTGGACTTCATAAAATATGGAACAGTACTAAGGATACAGATTTGGACAAAAATCTTTTGATGAAAGGGGTTCATAAGAAAGAGCACCACAAGGATAAATGTGTCCGGATGGTTTCAGTTAACAGTCCTAAAGATGGACAAGACTGTGAAACCAACTCATTAGACCCTTCTCTGGAGCAGCAGTCAAGGTTAGGGGAGATGCCTGATGATTCTACCGATCAATTGGACTCGCCCTACCTTAAAATGGATTTAGAAGGCTCAAAAAGTGAAAACAGCTCCAGTCTGACAAAGATGTCAGATGATGGCAGCCTTGACTTGGATGAATTAAAAgaacagcagaaacagatgtTCACTGAAAACGAACAAGGGAGAGGGAAGTGCAGAGACACAGATGACGGAGATGAACACTTTGTGCACATTGACCAGAATAGCATATCAAAACAAATTGAACAGAGTCAGTGGTTCCGACCTAAGCCTGGAGATCTCGATAAGTTAGTCAAGTTTGAAAACCCAGCAAGTAATGAGATTCGAGACTTTGAGAAGGATTACATCATGCATGATGTCGGAAAACCAATTCCGGATACGCCCATTGATGACTTCTCTTCCAGTAAACGAAAGAAATTGGAGAATTTTGGCTTTGAAATAGTTACTGCAAAAAGAGAGCGCAACTTTGCAAGTTCCCAAAAGTTGAATGAGGACATTTATCAGAATATAACATCCTCGATAGGACATGGTCACTTTTCTGcaaatgatgaagatgaaacTGCCCAGATTTCTGTGTCTGTtataaacaaagaaagaaaatctcCCACAACAGATGATAAATTTTCACACACAGAGTCATTGAAACACCGTTTGGGTCTGACAGCCACACATTTTCACTCTTCTGACCCTGAACTTCCAAAGCTGAAGACAAACATGCTTGGCTGCGATGAGGAGTTAATGCAACGTTGGGAAAGACGGATGAAGTCTGATTCCCTTAGAATGGAAATGACTTTCCCAAGTGATATTGCAAAACGTGAAAGCATACACAAACGCCTTGGCCAGGATTTGGAACCTGGAGAAGTGCAGTCTGATTCAGATGATGATGGAGACAACAAACACATCTCTCCCAAGTCCAATAGTTCCTTGTCTTATATCCTCAGGGATCGTGATGAGAGGATGACAGACCTGAAGCTTTCAGGCTCTTTGGAAAAGAATAAGTTTTATTCTTTTGCATTGGATAAAACCATAACTCCTGACACAAAAGCACTCCTTGAAAGAGCTAAGACACTGTATTCCTCCAGGGAAGATAATTGGTCCTTTCTCCCCTCACGCTTTCCAACCTCCCACAGCTGTTCAGATAAAGACAAGGTAGAGCTAGCCCCACGACCTATTCCTTCTTGGTATAAGAAAAAGATTCGTACAGACTCTGTTGAAAAGCTGCATGACAAAAAAGAGGAACTTAAGCCACAGGACCAAGAGCGCCACGACCTGTTTGCCTCTCGCTTCCTGCACAGCTCAATCTTTGAACAGGATTCTCGGCGTTTGCAGCATCTTGAACGTAAAGACCAAGATTTAGAAACTGGAGTTCCTAGGCCTTTTGCCAAGCCTGGAGCTGCTGAGGCACAGCCTGAATCTGGAGTCGGTGACATCCCACAAGAGCCCAAAGTGCTTTTCCATAGTCGTTTTTTGGAGCTTCAACAGCAAAAAGACAAGGATCATCCCCCACCTGATACAGAAAATGATTTGATAATGGAGATTAAAAGAGATGAACTACAGAATTGTGATAATGTGCTGTCTGATAAAGAATCTGAGCCAGTTCTGAAGGTTGATGACAAATCAACTAGCCCCCCATTAACCTTGTCGGTTTCACCATTTGTTCCTTCCCCTAAAGAAATGTCTCcatcagaaaagaaagaacttCTGTCTCCATCCTCAGATCAGCCTATGTCAATTGTTAAGGAAGAAAAACTAGAGCCAGTTCTTGAGGTTAGCCCACCTCATTCTCTTCCTATGGAAGACTTCAAACCAGTTGCTCCTAAGTTAACCATAAGCCCTCCACTTGCTCTTCCAGAGCCAGAAAATGAATTGGAAACAAAAGTAGAGTTGATTGAACCCAAAGTGAAAATTGGAGATGCTTTGGTGGTGGAACATAATCCTGTTGTGGAGGGTAAGCCTCCCACTCCTGGTGGTTCCCTGAGTGGCTTTGAGAGAGAGACTGCAATTCAATTAACTTTCTCTGACTATCCAAAGATTGAAGAAAAACCTGAAAGTATTCAGATAGAACCTAATATAGAAAATcaggaaacaaaacactttGAAGAATCACTTAAAACTGAGGCAGATAGCGATGTGTGTATGCCAGAGCTGGAGGCTGAAATAAAACCTTTACCAAACCGCAGACAGCCCAAGAGTAAAAGGGCAAAACCAATGTCAGTATTGCGCACTTCACAACCTTCTCAGATAGTCGCCTCAGAGAAACCTGCAACACGAAAGAGTGAACGGAttgacagagagaaactcaaaAGAGCTTCATCCCCTCGAGCAGAAGCACCAAAAGCATCACTTGAGTCTAAAACCACAGCCAAGTCTCCAGTCCATGCATCAGATTCTGAGCAAAACCTTGAGTCAAGTTTGATCCATGGGAGGACACGTCGCAGGAATGTAAGGTCCGTCTATGCCACACTGCATGAAGATGACCAAGCTGGCAAAGAGGTGGTTGAGTCATCACGCTCCATGCGCAAACGTGGTGCTGATAAAGAACCAATACAGCAAGACGTTCAAATTCCAGCTACCAATGCAAGGCGAGGACGGCCACCTAAAAGGGGTGTCAAACGAGGTGAGGATCTATCACCAGTTAAGGTAGATCCGCAAAAAATAATGGAGGAAGACACAGAGATCAAAGACACCTCAACCACTGTAGAAGTAGTGAAAGCCTCTGAGGGATGGCGTTCACCCCGCACCCAGAAAGTGCAACAAACACAACTGACCTCATCTGCTCCACTTAACAAGAAAGGAGGTAGGATAGACAAACAGTCTGGCAACAATACAGTGCTGGCTGAACAAGGTGATCTGGCAAGTCATGATGAGTCAGACTTTAAGTCTAAAGCTGATTCTGAACCTTTTGGAAAATTGTCAGATAAGGATGACGAGACAAGCTCACCACTgcacagaaaggaaaaagacTTAAAAGATTTTGGTGGAAAGAAATCTACTGATGGGGATTTTGAAAAGGTAGACACCAGCTGCACCGAGGGGAGACAACAACCTGAAAAGTGTATTAAAGTGAAAACACCAAGGCTGAAAAGAAATACCAAACAGGTCACTGAAGATAAATCGCACAGCTTAAAAAATCTCGAGATCCGTGTAAGCGTTGATGATGTAAAAGGTTTACTCCGTTCAGAGGATGAGCCAGAGTCTTTTGAAGCTCCAActattacaaaaacaaagacagttgtACAAGAGAATGAGGAAATGAAGATTGTAGGCTTTCCAAAAGAATCAACAGAACCTAGTGCACAGGACATGGAAGACACCTTATCAGAGCCTGAACTGCCTTCTGATCCAGCAGCTCTCTTAGCACGGCAGATGGAACTAGAGCAGGCAGTTGAAAATATTGCTAAACTTACAGTAGAGCAACCTGCTCGACCGTATAAGGAACCACCTCCTGAGCAACCTACCATATTGCCTCCTGTCATAGCAGAACCAGAAGGTGAGGTTGAGGAGGAAAAGCGAGCTAATCCTGCAAGTGAAACGGAGCTGGCAGCCGCCATTGATTCCATTACAGCTGAAGAAATGTGTGCAGATGCAGATAGTTTCACAGCACCTCCTACTTACTCAGCTCTTATTCCTACTCCTGATTCTGTGATATCCCCCTCCTCCAATGAGATTATGGAACCTGAAACACACATGGTTATCAACAATATTCTTGCAGCAGACTCGGATGATGGTCCTCTGACACCCAGCCCTAAAGGGGTAATAGCAGAGTCTAAGGCAGTTGAAGATACCCTTCTCCCTGAAACACCCAAGAAAACAGTTAAAGCGAGGGCCAAAACCCCTAAGAAGTCGCGAAGTCGTAAAGGTGCAGCTGCCAAGAAAGGGGATACTGTTGAAGAGGTTTCACAACCAGAGCCGTCCCCGGTTAAGTTACCAGAGTCCATCCCAGAAGACCCAGAAACCATTAATTCAAAAGCAGTTACAGTTGCAGCTGGGGCAAGTGCAGCAGCGTCTGTGGTAACTGCTGTTGCAACTTGTCGGCGTGACGTCACAAGTGCTATAACTGTAGACACGCCCAAAGAGGCAGAACAACCTGAAGTGGAACAGCCTGTACCCAAGGAATCTGCCTTTCATTCAGGCACAAGCAACTCCAGTTCTAAAAAGCATCCCCAAGCAGCAGAGCCATCTCCCCCAGCTCTAGCCCCTGCTCCCGCCCGCTCACAGTCTGTATCCCAGTTCAGTGTACCCCTGCTGCGACCGGCCAAAATGCCCCTTTCACCTGATTGGCCTCCTCGAACTGAAGAAAGTAGAATCTATGTTGCtccttcatgtcacgtcacagtGGTAACTCCTTCTGCACCAGCATCAACTACACTTGGAACCCCATCAGCAAATCCCCCAATGCCTCCTGACACCAAGGCCTCGGATATTGACCCTAGTTCCAGTACCTTAAGAAAAATCTTAATGGAACCAAAATATGTGTCTGCATCAAACAGCAATTCTAGACCTACCACTATGGTGACATCTGCACTGTCAGATACTTCACGGGTATCAGAGAATGAAAATCCCTCAGATACGATAGTTTCAAGACATTTACATCCCGAAGAGAGACCACCGTTGCCCCCCCAGCCTATACACCACAAACCCTTCCCACTGACAGAGTCCCAACAGAATTGTGGAGAGAAGCCCCAGCATACTGTTATTTCTCCTGCTACCTCAGTAATAAGTCGTATTCCAATGCCTTATGACACAGAAGAAACTCCAAGAATTTCACTGAGCAACCGAAGCATTGGCATATCCATTCCCAAGCAAAAATTTAGATCAAACTCTAATGAGAATAATCGTTACCATGGCATGGATATAGTAGAAGATGGTACTCGAGGGCGCTCTGTTGTTGAGACCACTCCCTACAGTACAGGTTCCAGTCCTGGCCTAAGGGTCAATACATCAGaaggtgttgttgttttgagttATTCAGGTCAGAAAACTGAGGGACCTCACAGAATGAGAGCCAAAATTAGTCAAATTCCTCAAGCTAGTGCTGGTGACATAGAGTTTCAGCAATCTGTGTCCAAATCTTCAATGAAGCAAGACCCACTCATCACATCCTCCCAGTCGCCTACTCCAAAAGTAGTCCCAACTCCTTCACCTTATGGGCACACAGGAGTTCTCTTGACAGGCCAGTCTTACAACTCTCAACCTGTAATTTCCAGTACTAAACAAGAGAGTCTGGACAAATCTGATGCTCCGTATCACACAGCATCTCAAGGTGGCGTGGTAAAGATGTTCCAACAGCCAGTTAGTTCTCCTCAAGTCTTGATGTACAGCCAAGCTGTGATACAGCAACAGCATGGCAAGAGAGGACTGGGGACAGAACCCCTACCAAAAAAGATGGACATTGGTAAAGCTGTTCAGCAGTCTAACCTCAGCCCAGTCATGAGTCCACACCACCCATCGCTATCTGGAACCCGCATGAGCCCCAGCCCTGGCATCCCAAGTGATCGGTCATCTCTACACCTAAAACAAGAGCCCCAGTCCCCACGAACAGCTGTTCACTCCCCTTCCCCCTTTGTCAAAGCATGCCCTCCAAGCGGTTCTCCTAGAGGAACTTCTGTTATGCTAGGTCATGGCATGCCACCAATGTCTACATATCATTCTAGTATGCATCACCCGCACTCAGAGCAGTCCTCTGTCATAATTCAACCTCACAGTGTCACTCAGTCAATGGCTCACGAAGCAAGGATGAACACACCACCAATCTCTGGGATAAATTATGGGAGGCGGGGTGACTCCCTGTCTTCTCCCCACCCAGGGCCTCCACAGCGCTCAAACACACCGCAACCTAATGTCATCCGAGATCTAGTTCTGCAGTCTCATTCAAGTCCCCAGGGTTCAGTAGCAGGTGGCGGTGGCAGCAGTGTAAGTGAAGAAGACCCGAGACACTTTAACCAAGCCCTTAGCAGATCCTCTGTGCCACAGCATCAGTCAGACGTAATGATGATTCACAGTGATCACCGAGGGCACAGTGATCACAGAGGGCTCCACCCAAGCATACGCATGGACCAGTACAGAGACATGCACCAGCGCATCCTCATGCACCAGCAACTGGGAGAGCAGGCCGCTGTAGAAGCAAGACAGTCACGTACCTCAGAGACTGGAACATCACCTTCAGGCAACATCTCTGGGCCTTCGAAGAGTCCTATAGTGGCAAAGAGCATTGACCTTTCTACAAAGGAATCCCACAAACCACTTGAAGGAAAGCTAATACATCCACCCTCCAGCGAAAGTAGAATCAGGGGAGTCCATGCATCTAGTCCTGTCATGGTGTCTCCTCACCCTCATGGGGTTCAGCTGATGCATCCAGGAGGTGCAGGCTCCTTTCCAGTATACCGGGACATGAGGGGCTACCCATCCCAGTTTCCAGGACATCCTTCATCGGGACACAGCCTGGCTAACCAAGGCATTACATCTTCACAG GTCCCTCCAGAGCCTGAGTTGGGTCACAGGAATAAAATCTCTCAGTCACATGGGGGAGGAGGTGATTCCAAACCTGAGAGTTCCCATCTTCGCCATGCTACCTCTACGGACCTCTCTCACATTTCTCGAATACAAGGGGATACAGTCTCGCCCTCATACCAGTCTCCAATGACGTCGCCTATGGGTCTTACTCACAAGTCAGATCTTTCTCTACAGAAAGGCCCTCCAGCCTTCCTGCCAACTTCTCTGCCAACAGTACCTACACCAAGTTCGCTGCAGCCACGACCCGAAGCTAAGCTGGAACATTCAGGACATCGCTCCATCGACACGGTACAGCTTTTGACG aaGTATCCTATTGTCTGGCAAGGTCTGTTGGCACTGAAGAACGACCAGGCTGCTGTCCAGTTGCACTTTGTTTCTGGCAACACCATACTGGCCCAGCGCTCCCTGCCACCCCCAGAGGGAGGTCCTCTTCTGCGTATTGTCCAGAGGATGAGGCTTGAGGCCTCCCAGTTGGACAGTGTGGCGCGCAGAATGACT GTGGAGAATGACTACTGTTTGCTACTGGCTCTACCCTGTGGTCGAGATCAAGAAGATGTCCATGGTCAAACCCAAGCCTTGAAAAGTGGCTTCATCACCTACTTGCAAGCTAAACAGGCAGCTGGAATAATCAATGTGCCCAATCCTGGCTCTAATCAG CCGGCTTATGTGGTGCAGATTTTCCCGCCGTGTGAATTCTCGGAGAGCCATCTTTCGCGCCTGGCCCCGGACCTTCTCAACAGCATCTCCAGCATTTCTCCTCACCTCATGATTGTCATTGCGTCTGTTTGA